The Patescibacteria group bacterium genome window below encodes:
- a CDS encoding glycosyltransferase family 4 protein: MKIAFIGQKGIPAVGGGVERYVEDLSVRIASYGHEVTVYTRPNYTSKYLLDYQGVSLLSLPTIPSKHLDAISHSFLATVHAAFKKVDVIHYQSIGPALTAWLPKIINPKVKIVSTLQSRDYQHQKWGTLARFMLRLGEKFMCRFSDEVLVITESMKDYVEQSYGLSPKVIPNGANLYEVIGRDDLLKDWGLEKDNYLVAISRLIRHKGLGYLIEAFKQIKTDKRLVIVGEGSFTDDYVAELKELAKDDQRIIFTGNQTGDTLAQLYENACLFVQPSESEGLSLALLEAMARRKAVLVSDIPENAEVVAEAGFSFKNRDVNDLVAKLNNILANEEELQTKGLLARERVANYYNWEDIAAKINSVYKEVLLGKKTPKAELNNSTKVKTA; the protein is encoded by the coding sequence ATGAAAATCGCTTTTATCGGACAAAAAGGTATACCGGCTGTAGGTGGCGGAGTTGAAAGATATGTTGAAGATCTTTCAGTTAGAATAGCCTCTTACGGACACGAAGTTACTGTCTACACCAGGCCGAATTATACCTCTAAGTATCTTCTTGATTACCAAGGAGTGTCTTTGCTTAGTTTGCCGACAATTCCTTCTAAACATTTGGATGCTATTAGTCATTCTTTCTTAGCTACTGTTCATGCCGCCTTTAAGAAGGTTGATGTTATACATTACCAGAGCATTGGTCCAGCTCTAACCGCTTGGTTGCCTAAAATTATTAATCCTAAAGTTAAGATTGTTTCAACTTTGCAAAGTAGAGACTACCAGCACCAGAAGTGGGGAACTTTAGCTCGTTTTATGCTTCGTTTGGGAGAAAAATTCATGTGTCGTTTTTCCGATGAAGTTTTGGTTATTACTGAATCAATGAAAGATTATGTTGAACAATCTTATGGTCTTTCTCCAAAAGTAATTCCCAACGGTGCTAATCTTTATGAGGTAATTGGTCGTGATGATTTACTTAAAGATTGGGGACTTGAAAAAGACAATTACTTAGTGGCGATTTCTCGCTTAATTAGACATAAAGGCCTTGGTTATCTAATTGAAGCTTTTAAACAAATTAAAACAGATAAGCGCTTGGTGATTGTCGGGGAAGGTTCTTTTACGGATGACTACGTAGCCGAACTTAAAGAGCTAGCCAAAGACGATCAGCGTATTATTTTTACTGGTAATCAGACAGGAGATACTTTAGCACAGTTATATGAGAACGCTTGTCTTTTTGTTCAACCTTCCGAGTCTGAAGGACTTTCTTTGGCGCTTTTAGAAGCCATGGCCAGACGTAAGGCGGTTTTGGTGAGCGATATTCCGGAAAATGCCGAGGTGGTAGCTGAGGCAGGATTTTCTTTTAAGAATAGAGATGTTAATGATTTAGTTGCCAAACTTAATAATATTTTAGCCAATGAAGAAGAATTACAAACCAAGGGATTATTAGCTAGAGAAAGAGTAGCTAATTATTATAACTGGGAAGATATTGCCGCCAAGATTAACAGTGTTTATAAAGAAGTTTTATTGGGTAAAAAAACCCCGAAAGCAGAACTTAACAATTCCACTAAGGTTAAGACAGCTTAA
- a CDS encoding putative glycoside hydrolase, which translates to MINLGNKILILTLLSLLTYVFSFSTVQAKDTYPKLANYYLDFFSSSDYDSLARWDLLVIQPEMTRYNPSFFNLYRQRKPQGKLVAYTYPAFSYIETSQSNYSGLAERKQVRDKIEQNNWWLRDGSGNFVYSWPRVRVVNVTLPAWQDTVIWMLRDLYGMSSWDGIMYDMVDPDIKGYSPNGIDITRNGSVDNVNFVNQQWRQGMTELFSKTRSLIGPNKLIITNGSSIDEYQRDTNGRIFEMFPTPWEGNGSWQASMYQYLRRMPSLNRSPQVYIINGSTNNTGNKNDFKKMRFGLTSALLGDGYFSFDHGTESHQQQWWYDEYDVNLGQADSGYYNLLSPNDDYVRAGLWRRDFTNGVSIVNSTDRDQTFVFNREQFEKIHGSQDRRHNDGTTVNFIRLAPNDGIIMRRTQSDVKDSMFNNGQLVRSFNIRGQQTRNSFFAYKAEAAANSHVVVADLDGNGRNERIIERGGRLIITGQGKPTVTITPYGSAFTGKLSLAVYDFNKNGQKEIVVAPVTGGGPHIKMYNYLGRQLTPGFFAFDPKFRGGVYLAAGDVNGDGRAEIVITPGPGMPSTVKIFTEQGRQLGSFLAYAPAFRGGVTVAVGDVDNDGKQEIVTGPVNGGPHVRIFDSFYRVKGQFMAFDASLRSGARVMVGDTNGDGKVEILAGTANF; encoded by the coding sequence ATGATTAATTTGGGAAACAAAATTTTAATTTTAACACTACTTAGTCTTTTGACTTATGTTTTTAGCTTTTCTACGGTTCAAGCTAAAGACACCTATCCTAAGCTAGCTAATTATTATCTTGATTTTTTTTCGTCTAGCGATTATGATTCTTTAGCTCGTTGGGATCTTTTAGTTATTCAACCTGAGATGACCAGGTATAATCCTTCTTTTTTTAATTTATATAGGCAAAGAAAGCCCCAAGGCAAGCTAGTTGCTTATACCTACCCGGCTTTTTCTTATATAGAAACCTCACAGTCCAATTATTCCGGTTTAGCCGAGAGAAAACAAGTAAGAGATAAAATTGAGCAAAATAATTGGTGGTTAAGGGACGGCTCTGGTAATTTTGTTTATTCATGGCCTAGGGTAAGGGTGGTTAATGTTACGTTACCCGCTTGGCAAGATACGGTTATCTGGATGTTACGTGATTTATATGGTATGTCATCATGGGATGGAATTATGTATGACATGGTTGATCCTGATATAAAAGGCTATAGCCCTAATGGTATTGATATTACTCGTAACGGTTCGGTGGATAATGTTAATTTTGTTAATCAGCAATGGAGACAGGGTATGACCGAGCTTTTTAGTAAAACCAGAAGTTTAATTGGGCCGAACAAGTTGATCATTACTAATGGCAGCTCTATTGATGAATACCAAAGAGACACTAATGGTCGTATTTTTGAAATGTTCCCCACACCATGGGAGGGGAATGGTAGCTGGCAAGCTAGTATGTACCAATACCTAAGAAGAATGCCTTCTCTTAATAGATCTCCTCAAGTTTATATCATTAATGGCTCAACTAATAATACTGGTAATAAAAATGATTTTAAGAAGATGCGCTTTGGTTTAACCAGTGCTTTATTGGGGGATGGTTATTTTTCTTTTGATCATGGTACTGAGTCCCATCAACAACAATGGTGGTATGACGAATATGATGTTAATCTTGGGCAAGCCGATTCCGGTTATTATAATCTTTTATCGCCTAATGATGATTATGTTCGGGCTGGCTTATGGCGTCGTGATTTTACTAACGGTGTTTCTATTGTTAATTCAACAGACCGTGACCAAACCTTTGTTTTTAACCGTGAGCAATTTGAAAAAATTCACGGTAGCCAAGACAGAAGACACAATGACGGTACAACCGTTAACTTTATTCGCTTAGCTCCTAATGACGGAATTATTATGCGACGAACTCAGAGTGATGTTAAAGACAGTATGTTTAATAACGGACAGCTGGTTCGTTCCTTTAATATTCGTGGACAACAAACCCGTAACAGTTTTTTTGCCTACAAAGCTGAAGCGGCCGCTAATTCGCACGTGGTAGTTGCCGATTTAGACGGTAATGGTCGTAATGAAAGAATTATTGAAAGAGGCGGTAGGTTAATTATTACTGGGCAAGGCAAACCAACCGTAACTATTACCCCATACGGATCGGCCTTTACTGGCAAGTTATCTTTGGCAGTTTATGATTTTAATAAAAACGGACAAAAAGAAATCGTAGTCGCTCCTGTAACTGGTGGTGGTCCGCATATTAAAATGTATAATTACCTTGGTCGACAACTCACACCAGGCTTTTTCGCCTTTGATCCTAAATTCCGAGGCGGAGTTTATTTAGCGGCTGGTGATGTTAACGGCGATGGGCGAGCTGAGATAGTTATTACTCCAGGACCGGGTATGCCATCAACAGTTAAAATCTTTACCGAACAAGGCAGACAGCTTGGTTCTTTTCTTGCTTATGCACCGGCCTTTAGGGGCGGGGTAACAGTGGCGGTGGGAGATGTTGATAATGATGGTAAGCAGGAAATAGTTACCGGGCCGGTTAATGGTGGACCCCATGTGCGTATTTTTGACTCTTTCTACCGAGTAAAAGGCCAGTTTATGGCTTTTGATGCTTCGCTTCGTTCGGGGGCCAGGGTAATGGTAGGAGATACGAATGGAGATGGTAAGGTGGAAATTTTAGCCGGTACTGCCAACTTTTAA
- a CDS encoding glycosyltransferase yields MKVLLVHKFNFIEGGAGRYFLELAEALEKRGVKTAKFCCQHPNNLPDKNEKYFTKAYDYFGALTWREKIRAALKLLYNFEAKKDFEALLKEFKPDIIHIHNIYHQISPSILTVAAKYKIPVVMHLHDYKLVSPNYKMYDRYGLNERALGKNYLTCLWDRCFNDSFWLSALVAIEMYLHHSFLNIYKKNIKGYIAPSEFMRDMVVRGGVLKEKVLVEPYFISRLEEWKPVYDPGEYLLYFGRLAVEKGLDVLIKAMSKVKYGLVLKIVGQGSEEAKLRQMVKELNLQDRVEFVGRLDGEELFDCIRKSYAVVVPSVWYENKPLALSEAMALGKTAIVSKIGGMPEVVKDKINGRTFIPGDENDLARVINELNNHDIINYGQRARETSEAFSVDKHCEKLLSYYNLFLN; encoded by the coding sequence ATGAAAGTCTTATTGGTCCATAAGTTTAACTTTATTGAAGGCGGCGCCGGGCGTTATTTTTTGGAATTGGCGGAAGCTTTGGAAAAAAGAGGAGTCAAAACAGCTAAGTTTTGTTGCCAGCATCCTAATAATCTACCAGATAAAAATGAAAAATATTTTACCAAAGCCTATGATTACTTTGGAGCTTTAACTTGGCGTGAAAAGATTAGGGCGGCTTTAAAGTTGCTTTATAACTTTGAAGCTAAAAAAGACTTTGAGGCTTTATTAAAAGAATTTAAGCCTGATATTATTCATATCCATAATATTTATCACCAAATCTCTCCCTCTATTTTAACGGTGGCTGCTAAGTATAAGATACCAGTAGTTATGCATCTACATGATTATAAGTTAGTTTCTCCAAATTATAAGATGTATGATCGGTATGGTCTTAACGAAAGAGCCTTGGGTAAAAATTACCTTACCTGTCTTTGGGACAGATGTTTTAACGATTCTTTTTGGTTAAGCGCTTTAGTAGCCATTGAGATGTATTTACATCATAGTTTTTTAAATATTTATAAAAAGAACATTAAGGGTTATATTGCTCCTTCGGAGTTTATGCGCGATATGGTGGTTAGAGGAGGGGTTTTAAAAGAAAAAGTTTTAGTTGAACCTTATTTTATCAGTCGTCTGGAAGAATGGAAACCGGTTTATGATCCCGGTGAGTATCTTTTGTATTTCGGTCGTTTAGCGGTTGAAAAAGGTCTTGATGTTTTAATTAAGGCTATGAGTAAAGTTAAATACGGGTTGGTTTTAAAAATAGTCGGTCAGGGAAGTGAAGAAGCTAAGTTAAGACAAATGGTTAAAGAATTGAATCTTCAAGACAGGGTGGAGTTTGTCGGGCGACTTGATGGGGAAGAGCTTTTTGATTGCATTAGAAAATCCTACGCCGTAGTTGTGCCTTCGGTTTGGTATGAAAATAAGCCTTTGGCTTTGTCTGAGGCTATGGCTTTAGGTAAGACAGCCATTGTTTCAAAGATTGGCGGTATGCCCGAGGTGGTTAAAGATAAAATCAATGGTCGGACTTTTATACCAGGTGATGAAAATGACTTAGCTAGAGTAATTAATGAATTAAATAATCATGATATAATAAATTACGGGCAAAGAGCGCGAGAAACTTCTGAAGCCTTTAGCGTTGACAAGCATTGTGAAAAATTGTTAAGTTATTATAATTTATTTTTAAATTAA
- a CDS encoding glycosyltransferase family 2 protein has product MKLSAIIINYNTQEKTTEAVEDFLAAAEGFDFEVVLIDNASKEVPSWPSASWGERVNFIYNQKNLGFAGAANQGLLKALGEYVILLNSDALINKKTLTAMLDCLQANDSIGAVGPSFIYPDGSFQTSSGYFPTPWNFTTSFLMLSKILPTGFLLYRNFFNRLSFTSSTSPLKVDWLSGGCLLFKRSLIKEIGLLDENFFFGVEDLDYCYRIKKSGRLIIYLPFVSVIHSHGFSSGGRRSASKLKKELDGMIYFLKKHFPKKRLFRAWVRFLYFVKITLFRLLLIR; this is encoded by the coding sequence AGCGGTGGAAGACTTTTTGGCTGCTGCGGAGGGTTTTGATTTTGAAGTTGTTTTAATAGATAATGCTTCAAAAGAGGTGCCTTCTTGGCCTAGTGCTTCTTGGGGAGAGAGAGTTAATTTTATTTATAATCAAAAAAATCTTGGCTTTGCCGGAGCAGCTAATCAAGGGCTTTTAAAGGCGCTGGGTGAATATGTAATTTTATTAAATTCAGATGCCCTAATTAACAAAAAGACTTTAACTGCTATGCTTGATTGTCTTCAAGCTAATGATTCAATCGGGGCGGTTGGTCCAAGTTTTATTTATCCTGATGGTTCTTTTCAGACAAGTTCAGGTTATTTTCCGACTCCTTGGAACTTTACCACTTCTTTTTTAATGCTTAGTAAAATATTACCCACCGGTTTTTTACTGTATCGTAATTTTTTTAATCGTTTGTCTTTTACTTCTTCTACTTCACCCCTTAAAGTGGATTGGCTTAGCGGTGGTTGTCTACTATTTAAGAGAAGTTTAATTAAAGAGATAGGGCTACTGGATGAGAATTTCTTTTTCGGGGTGGAAGATTTGGATTATTGCTATAGGATAAAGAAAAGTGGTCGTTTAATTATTTATCTGCCTTTTGTTTCAGTAATACACAGTCATGGGTTTTCTTCCGGTGGAAGACGTTCGGCCTCCAAGTTAAAAAAAGAGCTTGACGGTATGATTTATTTTTTAAAAAAACACTTTCCAAAGAAAAGATTATTCAGAGCCTGGGTTCGTTTTCTTTATTTTGTTAAAATAACTTTATTCAGGCTTTTATTGATTAGATGA